From the Wolbachia endosymbiont (group B) of Protocalliphora azurea genome, one window contains:
- a CDS encoding Mur ligase family protein, producing MVRISYLEVQLNKYKNQSVAVFGLGKTGLSVINALTKSSAKIYAWDDNKEQIANAKKIYKECNFTHPNEYNWHEISTLILSPGVPIPTHWVVKLARSFDCKIKSDIELFLETKTTNQKVIGITGTNGKSTTTSLIGHILKSTGKKVAIGGNLGVPILDLERDAEIYVIEFSSFQLELINKINVDISVLLNITPDHIDRHGSMNNYIATKLKLINSSKIAVIGCDNKITADVFNKFTGNKIPISVTYSLVSFQRVTRKEKPLPTTQMTEGSARDLISLADNNLLDYSEQITGIDRNYLDPSVSYLDDKRSAEIQEISLKLENHNLSMSDMKVNLVSNVENIVAAHAVCKLLGVDSSTIVNEIKSFPGLRHRNEFLGKIHNVLFINDSKATNAESTEKAILSYKNIYWIVGGKSKKGGIESLSKHFTKIRKAFLIGESTEVFANIMENKIDYMKCYNLENAFKLAFEEAINSKEEVAILLSPACSSFDQWKNFEERGEAFCRMFENLRYNYM from the coding sequence ATGGTTCGCATAAGTTATCTAGAAGTGCAACTAAACAAATACAAAAATCAAAGTGTTGCGGTTTTCGGCCTTGGTAAAACTGGTTTGTCCGTTATTAATGCTCTAACAAAAAGCAGTGCAAAAATATATGCATGGGATGATAATAAAGAGCAAATAGCAAATGCAAAAAAGATATATAAAGAGTGTAACTTTACTCATCCCAATGAGTATAATTGGCATGAGATAAGCACACTAATTTTGAGCCCTGGAGTGCCAATACCAACGCATTGGGTAGTAAAACTTGCAAGAAGCTTTGACTGCAAAATAAAATCAGACATTGAGCTATTTCTTGAAACTAAAACTACAAATCAGAAGGTTATAGGCATTACAGGAACAAATGGCAAATCAACCACCACGTCACTAATAGGGCACATATTAAAATCCACAGGGAAAAAAGTAGCTATTGGCGGGAATTTAGGTGTGCCTATTTTGGATTTAGAAAGAGATGCAGAAATTTATGTAATTGAATTCTCCTCTTTTCAATTGGAGCTAATAAATAAAATTAATGTAGACATTTCTGTATTGCTAAACATCACACCAGACCACATAGATAGACATGGAAGTATGAATAACTACATAGCAACTAAATTAAAACTGATAAACAGTAGCAAGATTGCCGTGATAGGATGTGATAACAAAATTACCGCTGATGTATTCAATAAATTCACTGGGAACAAAATTCCAATTTCAGTAACATATTCCCTGGTGTCATTCCAGCGCGTGACCAGAAAAGAAAAACCATTGCCAACTACCCAGATGACAGAGGGTAGTGCAAGAGATCTAATATCATTGGCAGATAACAATTTGCTTGATTATAGTGAACAGATTACTGGTATAGATCGAAATTATCTGGATCCCAGTGTCAGCTACTTGGATGACAAAAGGAGTGCTGAGATTCAGGAGATCTCGCTAAAACTAGAGAATCACAACTTATCAATGAGTGATATGAAAGTAAACCTAGTATCCAATGTAGAAAATATAGTAGCTGCACACGCTGTGTGCAAGTTACTTGGAGTAGATAGCAGCACTATTGTCAATGAAATCAAATCCTTTCCAGGGCTAAGACACAGAAATGAATTTCTTGGCAAAATACATAATGTACTTTTTATCAACGATAGCAAAGCAACCAATGCAGAATCGACCGAAAAGGCAATTTTATCTTATAAAAACATATACTGGATTGTTGGCGGAAAAAGCAAAAAAGGCGGAATAGAATCATTAAGCAAGCATTTCACCAAGATTAGAAAAGCTTTTCTTATTGGAGAATCAACTGAAGTTTTTGCAAACATTATGGAGAACAAAATAGATTATATGAAGTGCTATAATCTAGAAAACGCATTTAAACTGGCTTTTGAAGAGGCCATAAATAGCAAAGAAGAAGTAGCGATATTACTTTCTCCTGCATGTTCTTCTTTTGATCAGTGGAAAAATTTTGAAGAGCGCGGTGAAGCATTTTGCAGAATGTTTGAAAATCTCAGGTATAATTATATGTGA
- a CDS encoding COQ9 family protein: protein MEQKLIVDELIKVVPFEGISDATLLKACTNLNLANSFCKFQNGIYSALEYIAENLNSSMEAELRNSNLEDMKVRERVKLAIQIRLSNYAKLQNYREFLKNVLSFSILPQNTYFSSKLLYKTVSTIWYGIYDQSTDFNYYTKRAILAGVYLSTILFFINDYSEDFVDTLSFLDRRINNVMTFQKFKTRLNRMVRNFL from the coding sequence ATGGAACAAAAGTTAATAGTAGATGAGCTGATTAAGGTTGTTCCATTTGAAGGAATAAGTGATGCAACCTTATTGAAAGCGTGCACGAACCTTAACTTAGCCAATAGTTTTTGTAAATTTCAAAATGGAATATATAGTGCTTTGGAGTACATAGCAGAAAACTTAAATAGCTCAATGGAAGCTGAACTAAGAAATTCCAATTTAGAAGATATGAAAGTGCGAGAGCGGGTAAAGTTAGCTATTCAAATACGCCTTTCAAACTATGCTAAGTTACAAAATTACAGAGAGTTTTTAAAAAATGTTTTATCATTCTCCATATTACCCCAAAATACATACTTTTCTAGTAAACTCTTGTACAAAACTGTGAGCACAATTTGGTACGGTATTTACGATCAATCAACAGATTTTAATTATTATACAAAAAGGGCAATATTAGCTGGAGTGTACTTAAGTACGATACTTTTTTTTATCAATGATTACTCAGAAGATTTTGTGGATACTCTCTCATTTCTTGACAGGCGTATCAACAATGTCATGACGTTTCAAAAGTTTAAAACCCGTTTGAATAGAATGGTAAGAAACTTCTTATAG
- a CDS encoding ankyrin repeat domain-containing protein → MEIVAPLFLLDAAQAGHLDVVKYLVEIANAGVNYVVSTLSLPHFDYEKTSLGKTALMFAAKSSHFV, encoded by the coding sequence ATGGAGATAGTTGCTCCACTCTTTTTACTTGATGCTGCTCAAGCAGGTCACTTGGATGTAGTAAAATACTTAGTAGAAATAGCAAACGCAGGTGTTAATTATGTAGTTAGTACTCTTAGTCTACCTCATTTTGACTATGAAAAAACTTCTCTTGGAAAAACTGCTCTAATGTTTGCTGCTAAAAGTAGTCATTTTGTATAG
- a CDS encoding IS630 family transposase (programmed frameshift): MALRSKLLDEKVVNLAKEMLKKVRNNAYVSKKLQAVIAGKESSISAVARICKISRTALTEWIKHLKFGRVERLFAPSQRRRKSKLKKNQREQIEIWVERNPNITIKEVQIKISEEFGLNISKSTVHREIQRMKFSYITPRPMHHKQDKNKQEEFKKYFNKIVNSHPEKEVFFDESRFGTHSKIGHGWFKKGVRTQVKMKIGRQNFYIYSAVNPRSGKKISLLAPYVNTDCMNIFLEQMSKDLGTKKAFLVMDCASWHRSKSLKFQENITIIYLPPYSPELNPVERLWQYIKYNTLRNRVYDTIGLLADVLCNFIVSISSTTIKRVCNVSYLFD; encoded by the exons ATGGCATTAAGGTCAAAACTATTAGACGAAAAAGTTGTAAATTTGGCGAAAGAAATGTTAAAAAAGGTCAGAAATAACGCATATGTTTCAAAAAAGTTACAAGCGGTGATAGCAGGAAAAGAAAGTAGTATAAGCGCTGTGGCAAGAATATGTAAAATTTCAAGGACTGCTTTGACTGAATGGATAAAGCATCTAAAATTTGGTAGAGTAGAAAGATTATTTGCCCCGTCTCAGCGGCGAAGAAAAAGCAAATTAAAGAAAAATCAACGTGAGCAAATTGAAATATGGGTAGAAAGAAATCCAAATATTACTATTAAGGAAGTGCAGATAAAAATCTCAGAGGAATTTGGCCTAAACATTAGCAAATCAACAGTGCACCGTGAGATACAAAGGATGAAATTTTCTTATATAACACCGAGGCCAATGCACCATAAACAAGATAAAAACAAGCAAGAAGAGTTTAAAAAATACTTCAATAAAATAGTCAATTCCCACCCTGAAAAAGAGGTG TTTTTTGATGAATCACGATTTGGAACTCATTCAAAAATCGGACACGGATGGTTTAAAAAAGGGGTCAGAACGCAGGTTAAAATGAAAATTGGTAGACAAAATTTCTATATCTACAGTGCGGTAAATCCAAGAAGTGGTAAGAAAATCAGCCTACTTGCTCCATATGTAAACACTGATTGTATGAATATATTTCTGGAGCAGATGTCGAAAGATTTAGGCACGAAAAAAGCCTTTCTTGTAATGGATTGTGCAAGTTGGCATAGATCAAAAAGTTTGAAATTTCAGGAAAACATTACCATTATATACTTGCCTCCTTATTCACCGGAACTGAATCCTGTTGAGAGGTTGTGGCAATATATCAAATACAATACTTTACGTAACAGAGTCTACGATACCATAGGCTTACTTGCAGATGTTCTGTGTAATTTTATTGTCAGTATTTCCAGCACTACTATTAAACGAGTTTGTAATGTTTCTTATTTGTTCGATTAG
- the fabD gene encoding ACP S-malonyltransferase, producing MIFAFPGQGSQFVGMGKSLYDEFSVARNVFDEVDDILGRKLSHLIFNGPIEKLTITENAQPAIMAVSIATLRVMKHVFGESLYSVQYVCGHSVGEYTALCAAGALTLESAVKLLKVRSEAMHEASLKCKGGMFALLGAEISEVEGILKSAQIDCEIANDNGGGQVVVSGTAEALEVLPDLFKNSSVKKMIKLQVSGPFHSSFMKPADEKLLEFLKSINITRPSIPFVSNVTAKEESDPEIIRALLAKQVVSRVRWREMVLYMTSHGTNKFVEVGPNKVLSNLVKRIDQSISVKNIDSIGDINSFFDESLMLTAKNLKIGLSYTKFHY from the coding sequence ATGATTTTTGCTTTTCCTGGTCAGGGCTCCCAATTTGTAGGAATGGGAAAGAGCTTATATGATGAATTTTCAGTTGCAAGGAACGTATTTGATGAAGTAGATGACATATTGGGTAGAAAGCTGTCTCATTTGATTTTCAATGGCCCTATTGAGAAATTAACCATCACGGAAAACGCTCAGCCAGCTATAATGGCAGTGTCAATTGCAACGCTACGTGTTATGAAGCACGTATTTGGTGAATCTCTTTACAGCGTTCAGTATGTTTGTGGGCATTCAGTTGGCGAGTATACAGCGCTGTGTGCTGCAGGGGCATTGACGCTTGAGTCTGCAGTCAAGTTGCTAAAAGTTCGTAGCGAAGCAATGCATGAAGCTTCACTAAAATGCAAAGGTGGAATGTTTGCTCTACTTGGAGCAGAAATAAGTGAAGTAGAAGGTATATTAAAATCAGCTCAAATTGATTGTGAAATTGCAAACGATAATGGTGGTGGGCAGGTAGTGGTGAGTGGTACTGCAGAGGCTCTTGAGGTCTTACCTGATTTATTCAAAAACTCAAGTGTCAAGAAAATGATAAAATTACAAGTTAGTGGGCCTTTTCATTCATCTTTTATGAAACCTGCTGATGAAAAACTTCTGGAATTTTTAAAAAGCATCAACATAACTCGCCCTTCGATTCCTTTTGTATCAAACGTTACAGCTAAGGAAGAAAGTGATCCAGAGATCATAAGAGCTTTGCTCGCTAAGCAAGTTGTAAGTAGAGTAAGATGGAGAGAGATGGTTTTATATATGACAAGCCATGGCACTAATAAGTTTGTTGAAGTTGGCCCTAACAAAGTTTTATCTAATCTAGTTAAAAGAATTGACCAATCTATCAGTGTGAAAAATATAGATAGTATTGGTGATATTAATAGCTTCTTTGATGAATCATTAATGTTGACAGCAAAAAATTTAAAAATTGGGTTAAGTTATACCAAATTCCATTACTAA
- the rpmE gene encoding 50S ribosomal protein L31 — protein sequence MAEIDYHKVTIVMTDGQEFETYSTYGKEGQRIKLDRDPLTHPAWTGSLTSGSGEKDSKIAKFNDKYGSLF from the coding sequence ATGGCAGAAATCGACTATCACAAAGTTACTATAGTTATGACAGATGGTCAAGAGTTTGAAACTTATTCCACTTATGGAAAAGAAGGTCAAAGAATAAAGCTTGATAGAGATCCTCTTACTCATCCTGCATGGACTGGAAGTTTGACAAGCGGTTCAGGGGAGAAGGATAGTAAAATAGCTAAGTTTAATGATAAATACGGGAGTCTTTTTTAG
- a CDS encoding NAD kinase, with amino-acid sequence MYKYKNVGYIASSLPKSQEVSKLLQELNFINIAEASKPEVDLLIVVGGDGFMLRTLHNYVIGNKDIHVYGINTGNVGFLMNKCFEDLIDHIEHAVPTQLTLLKMEAKDINGKKHHYIAVNEVYVFRNANQIVEMNITINDKLKVEKFRGDGIILSTPTGSTAYNFSAGGPILPLNSNLLALTSINSYYPRRWNGALISNDTIVQIDINDVKNRPALVVSDYKEFHDISQVKIQKDHENTVTLLFDKDCPLNERIFDQQFLY; translated from the coding sequence ATGTATAAATATAAAAATGTAGGCTATATTGCTTCTTCGCTACCCAAGTCTCAGGAAGTATCTAAACTACTACAGGAGCTTAATTTTATCAATATAGCAGAAGCAAGTAAGCCTGAAGTTGATTTGCTGATAGTTGTTGGCGGTGATGGTTTTATGCTACGCACTCTGCACAACTACGTCATAGGAAATAAAGATATACATGTGTATGGAATAAATACCGGTAACGTCGGATTTTTGATGAATAAATGCTTTGAAGATCTAATTGATCATATAGAACATGCAGTTCCTACTCAGCTAACTTTACTAAAAATGGAAGCCAAAGACATAAATGGCAAAAAACACCATTACATCGCAGTAAATGAAGTGTATGTCTTTAGAAATGCAAATCAAATAGTGGAGATGAATATTACCATTAATGATAAGCTAAAAGTAGAAAAATTCAGAGGAGATGGAATTATATTGTCTACCCCAACAGGTAGCACTGCATATAACTTCTCTGCCGGTGGGCCAATCTTACCACTTAATTCAAATTTACTTGCACTGACTTCCATTAATAGCTACTACCCAAGGCGTTGGAATGGAGCGCTAATCTCAAATGATACAATAGTGCAAATTGATATCAATGATGTGAAAAATCGTCCAGCACTTGTAGTATCAGATTACAAGGAATTTCACGACATATCGCAGGTAAAAATACAGAAAGATCACGAAAATACAGTCACTCTACTTTTTGACAAAGATTGCCCTTTGAATGAAAGGATCTTTGATCAGCAGTTCTTATACTAA
- a CDS encoding Fe(3+) ABC transporter substrate-binding protein translates to MKKGLIFISLVAALLIVVNFLYKNSGIDDSQVVNVYSSRKEELVHSLFDDFTKTTGIKVRYIIDDYSQLLSRMENGGEADLFLTADAVNLILAKKRGLLSQVDSETLKNAIPAKFRDNEDYWFGLTKRARILVYNKESVDPKELSTYEDLANEKWKGKILVRSSTSPYNRSLIAFMIAKNGFEKTKEWVSGIVSNMARKPSGGDTDQIYAVAAGEGNVAIVNSYYFARILSSENKKNITEKLGAFFPSDGVMVNISGAAVTKNAKHRENAIALLEFFVSKQAQELYAKKNQEYPIVEGIETSDVLKSWGNYLQSTLPISELEKHLFEAVMIADECKWK, encoded by the coding sequence ATGAAAAAAGGTTTAATATTTATATCTTTAGTAGCGGCTTTATTGATAGTCGTTAATTTTTTATATAAAAATAGCGGAATTGATGATTCACAAGTAGTAAACGTTTATTCATCTCGTAAAGAAGAATTAGTACATAGTTTGTTTGATGATTTTACAAAAACCACTGGAATCAAGGTACGTTATATCATTGACGATTATTCCCAATTGCTTTCACGCATGGAAAATGGTGGTGAAGCTGATTTGTTTTTAACTGCAGATGCAGTGAATTTGATTTTAGCCAAAAAAAGAGGGCTCTTATCTCAAGTGGATTCAGAGACTCTAAAAAATGCCATACCTGCAAAATTTAGAGATAATGAAGATTATTGGTTTGGTCTCACAAAAAGAGCTAGAATATTGGTTTACAATAAAGAATCAGTAGATCCTAAGGAATTAAGTACCTATGAAGATTTAGCGAATGAAAAATGGAAAGGGAAAATATTAGTACGCTCTTCCACAAGTCCATATAACCGATCATTGATCGCTTTTATGATTGCAAAAAATGGTTTTGAAAAAACAAAAGAATGGGTGAGTGGAATTGTAAGCAACATGGCAAGAAAACCAAGCGGTGGTGACACAGATCAAATTTATGCTGTAGCCGCTGGTGAAGGCAATGTTGCAATAGTAAATAGCTACTACTTTGCAAGAATCCTTTCATCAGAAAATAAAAAGAATATCACAGAAAAGTTAGGAGCTTTCTTTCCGAGTGATGGTGTAATGGTGAATATTAGTGGTGCAGCAGTAACAAAAAACGCAAAACACAGAGAAAATGCCATAGCTTTATTGGAGTTTTTTGTAAGCAAACAGGCTCAAGAGCTATATGCTAAAAAAAATCAAGAATATCCTATTGTTGAAGGTATTGAAACTTCTGATGTGTTAAAATCTTGGGGAAATTACCTACAAAGTACTCTGCCTATAAGTGAGCTTGAGAAGCATCTCTTTGAGGCTGTTATGATAGCAGATGAATGTAAGTGGAAATAA
- a CDS encoding aspartate carbamoyltransferase catalytic subunit, with protein sequence MDKRRNLLNISDLTIGDVENITKLANQYLEEKVENSHVLKNKIVINLFFEDSTRTLASFEIAAKSLGANVITLPIKSSSINKGEDLKDMIKTLNAMNPDYMIIRHKSSGIINTLAKHVNCSLINAGDGSSEHPTQALADYLVIISHKKQIKNLKIVICGDILHSRVARSNIRLLKMFGAKISLVAPPALMCKHFSEVDSLHYSLTEGIKDADVIMLLRLQKERMNNNSSEKEYFHLYGLDAQKLSHAKPDAIVMHPGPINRGIEISNDIADCVILQQVKFGLATRKAVLHYLINV encoded by the coding sequence ATGGACAAGAGAAGGAATTTATTAAATATCTCAGACCTCACAATCGGTGATGTAGAAAATATAACTAAATTAGCCAATCAATACCTTGAAGAAAAAGTTGAAAATAGTCATGTTCTGAAAAATAAAATAGTCATAAACCTATTCTTTGAAGATTCAACACGTACGCTCGCATCTTTTGAAATAGCAGCAAAGAGCCTTGGAGCAAATGTTATAACTTTACCAATAAAATCTTCTTCTATTAACAAAGGGGAAGATCTAAAAGATATGATAAAAACACTAAATGCAATGAATCCTGACTATATGATAATCAGGCATAAAAGTAGTGGTATTATTAATACATTGGCAAAGCATGTCAACTGCTCGCTAATCAACGCAGGCGATGGAAGCAGTGAACACCCAACTCAAGCTCTTGCAGATTATCTCGTAATTATCAGTCATAAAAAGCAAATAAAAAACCTCAAAATTGTGATATGTGGAGATATTTTGCACAGTAGAGTTGCAAGATCAAATATAAGATTGCTAAAAATGTTTGGAGCAAAAATAAGCTTAGTTGCACCACCAGCTTTGATGTGTAAACATTTTTCTGAAGTAGATTCACTTCATTATTCATTAACTGAAGGTATAAAGGATGCTGATGTAATTATGCTCTTGAGGTTGCAGAAAGAGCGCATGAATAATAATTCTTCAGAAAAAGAATATTTTCATTTGTATGGACTTGATGCACAAAAACTATCGCATGCAAAACCCGATGCAATTGTTATGCACCCAGGACCAATAAATAGAGGTATCGAAATTAGCAATGATATAGCAGATTGTGTTATTTTACAGCAAGTAAAGTTTGGATTAGCAACGCGTAAGGCAGTACTGCACTATTTAATAAATGTTTAA
- a CDS encoding ankyrin repeat domain-containing protein, with product MLPQNKQLLDAAESGQLNLVKQAIQGGADINAADEHGSTALMLAAVFGYPDVVKFLIGVKADVNMKDKEGNTALIWAAKSGNLGIVKYLIGIKADVNMKDKEGNTALMWAIRLGEVNIAKWLIHAGKARIDEKDTCEYTALMFAAGFGHLGIVKYLIGAKADVNVISRNKGRTALMLAAVGGHLDIVECLVEAKADVNMKDKEGNTALICATKEGHLEVVKYLVETAKADINTKDNNGNTALIWAAKNGKPDIEEYLKNYIQKKSYIQKKELLQEYIYVGVGSAIGLALGMAIAYYAGAAIGVCIASAVVGLALGGVAGYVIAEVKKEKDRDPNIDVATALKNVFTTQPLSENVIALKWK from the coding sequence ATGTTACCACAAAATAAACAATTACTAGATGCTGCTGAAAGCGGTCAGCTAAATCTTGTTAAGCAGGCTATACAGGGCGGAGCAGATATTAATGCTGCAGATGAACATGGAAGTACTGCATTAATGTTAGCTGCTGTATTTGGTTATCCAGATGTAGTGAAGTTTCTGATAGGAGTAAAAGCAGATGTTAATATGAAAGATAAAGAGGGAAACACTGCTCTAATTTGGGCTGCTAAATCGGGTAATTTAGGTATAGTAAAGTATCTGATAGGAATAAAAGCAGATGTTAATATGAAAGATAAAGAGGGAAACACTGCTCTAATGTGGGCTATTAGATTAGGTGAGGTGAATATAGCAAAGTGGCTGATACACGCAGGAAAAGCAAGGATTGATGAAAAAGATACCTGTGAATACACTGCATTAATGTTTGCTGCTGGATTCGGTCATTTAGGTATAGTAAAGTATCTGATAGGAGCAAAAGCAGATGTTAATGTTATAAGTCGAAATAAAGGAAGAACAGCACTAATGCTTGCTGCTGTAGGAGGTCATTTAGATATAGTAGAGTGCCTAGTAGAAGCAAAAGCAGATGTTAATATGAAAGATAAAGAGGGAAACACTGCTCTAATATGTGCTACTAAAGAGGGTCATTTAGAGGTAGTGAAGTACCTGGTAGAAACGGCAAAAGCAGATATTAATACAAAAGACAATAATGGAAACACAGCACTAATTTGGGCTGCTAAAAATGGAAAACCAGATATAGAAGAATATCTTAAAAATTATATACAAAAAAAAAGTTACATACAAAAAAAAGAACTTTTGCAGGAATATATCTATGTTGGTGTTGGTAGTGCAATAGGCTTAGCTTTAGGTATGGCAATAGCATATTATGCAGGAGCAGCTATTGGAGTTTGTATAGCATCAGCTGTCGTTGGTCTAGCGCTAGGTGGAGTAGCTGGTTACGTAATTGCAGAAGTGAAAAAAGAAAAGGATAGAGATCCAAATATAGACGTAGCTACCGCACTTAAAAATGTTTTCACTACTCAACCTTTAAGTGAAAATGTGATAGCTTTAAAGTGGAAGTAG
- a CDS encoding ankyrin repeat domain-containing protein, which produces MKYKAFFILLIVISNLLAAEQPEENKNESSINQEDVSKSNTDAEKTSPLLSELKEITDPTNVINKEVPSSNQTNLQSEEETNIKDTKALTSPLSEEKKEEPEEKKISHNNQTNLQPEEEISKKDTELSTSQLTEKKKEEQPDNITPVNKKNEKSEKWTKLNKEIKKHKSKSIYKRQYDSLNEHLPKTIFTDDYSKQFFYCIKKGNLICLRGVINKLEKIGLTIQEILRFRNKLGDTPLIYAVKQGQIDTVRFLLLQGADPRVVDNNFKSPIEIAIERNQINIINAIAEMMPYLLEDKEINNQENSEMYNFAIKTKENTCDAKDN; this is translated from the coding sequence ATGAAATATAAAGCATTCTTCATACTATTAATTGTTATATCTAACCTGCTTGCTGCAGAACAGCCTGAAGAAAATAAAAATGAAAGCAGTATAAATCAAGAAGACGTATCGAAAAGCAACACTGATGCTGAAAAAACTTCTCCGCTTCTGAGCGAACTCAAAGAAATCACAGACCCAACAAATGTAATCAATAAAGAAGTACCTTCAAGTAATCAAACAAACCTACAGTCTGAAGAGGAGACTAATATAAAAGATACCAAAGCTCTAACAAGTCCTTTATCAGAAGAAAAAAAAGAAGAACCTGAAGAGAAGAAAATCAGTCACAATAATCAAACAAACCTACAGCCTGAAGAGGAGATTAGCAAAAAAGACACCGAACTTTCAACAAGCCAATTAACAGAGAAAAAGAAAGAAGAACAGCCTGACAATATAACACCTGTGAACAAAAAAAATGAAAAAAGCGAAAAATGGACAAAGCTAAACAAAGAAATAAAAAAACATAAAAGCAAGTCTATATATAAAAGACAATATGATAGCCTAAATGAGCACCTTCCTAAAACTATATTTACTGATGATTACAGTAAGCAATTTTTTTACTGCATCAAGAAGGGCAACTTAATTTGTCTAAGAGGAGTAATAAATAAGCTAGAAAAAATTGGATTAACAATTCAAGAAATACTAAGATTTAGAAATAAATTGGGTGATACTCCTCTAATTTATGCAGTGAAACAAGGTCAAATAGACACAGTTCGCTTTCTCTTATTACAAGGTGCTGATCCTAGAGTAGTTGATAATAATTTTAAGTCCCCTATTGAAATAGCAATCGAAAGGAATCAGATCAACATAATAAACGCAATTGCCGAAATGATGCCATACCTTTTAGAGGATAAAGAAATAAACAATCAAGAAAACTCAGAGATGTATAACTTTGCTATAAAAACAAAAGAAAACACGTGTGATGCAAAAGATAATTAG